A region of the Candidatus Dadabacteria bacterium genome:
ATTTCGTCACCTTCACCTCGCTTCTTGACTGCCGCTTTGTGGCGGGAGACCCGCGCCCGTATGAGGCGCTTGAGGCCGCCATTGCCAATGACCTTATGCCCGAACTGTCAAAGCGGTTCATAACGGAGAAGATAGCCGAGGCGGAAAAACGGAGGGAGAAGTTCGGAAGCTCGGTCTGGATGCTTGAGCCCAATGTGAAGGAGTCCGAAGGGGCGCAGAGAGACCTGAACACCATGCTGTGGATAGCGCAGGCAAAATACAAGGTCAAAAGTTTTGAAGACCTGCTTGCCAAGGGGGTCTTGAGCGAAAAAGAGTTCCGGGTGACGATGAAGTGCATGAGTTTTCTGCTTCTTGTGCGCTCGCACCTTCACTACCTTGCGGGCAGAAAGCAGGACAGGCTGGCGTTTGACTGCCAGAGCGATGTGGCGCGGTTTTTCGGCTATCAGGACTCCTCAATGAAGGCGGTTGAGAAGTTTATGAGGGTTTACTATCTCCGCGCGGGGCTTGTGAGCGAGCAGTTTCAGCGCACGCTTGAGAGGGTTGCGGCGAGTTACACGCCCGCCCGCAACACGGGAGCCCGCCATCTGGGGGGCGGGTTTACCGTGAGCGACGGCGTTTTGTCGGTTACGGGAAAGAACGTGTTCACAAAGACGCCGGAAAATCTGGTCAGGGCGTTTGAATACGCGGACAGGCACGGGGTTGAGATGAGCAGGTATCTGCGCGGCCTGATACGGGAGCGCGTCCCGCTTATGGACGAGGAGATGAGAAACAGCCCGGAGTTCAGCCGCATATTTACCGGCATTCTGAAAACCGGCAAAAACGTTTACAAAACCCTCTCCCTTATGAACCGCCTGCGGTTTCTCGCCCATTACATACCGGAATTCGGAAAGATAGTGTGCATGATGCGGCACAACGCCTACCACCTTTACACGGTGGACATCCATTCCCTGTTTCTTGTTGACGAGGTGGAGAAACTTTTCAACTACAGCCGCGAGCGGGAGTTTCCCCTGCTTACCAAGGTTGCCGAGTCCGTAATGTGCAGGGAGGTTTTATACCTCGCCTGCCTGTTTCACGACATCGGCAAGAGCGTCGTCGGCAAGGGGCACGAGCGCGCCGGGCGCGACATGGTGGGGAAGATTGCCCGCCGCCTCGGCCTCCCCCCGCGCGACCGCGACCTGCTGGAGTTCCTTGTGGAGAACCATCAGGTAATGTCGGATTTCTCCCAGAAGCAGGACATCAACGACACCGAACTGGTTTCAAACCTTGCCCGCCGGATAGGAGACGAGGAGCGGCTGTCTCTGCTTTACATCCTCACCTTCGCCGATTTAAGGTCGGTGGGCGGCGATGTGTGGAACAACTGGAAGGGGATGCTGCTCAAAAACCTTTATTTCTCCCTGCTCAGGGTGTTTGAGTCCGGCAGGGTGGAGCGCTCCCCCTCCGCCGGGGCAAGAAAGAAGACGGTGTGCGCCGAGATAGAACGCCTGTCCGGCGGAAAGGTCTCCGCCGGACAGGCGGCGGAAGCGATAGGCAAAATGCCCCCGTCCTACCTGTTCAACCACTCGCCCGCCAGTATGGCAAAGCATCTGGAGATAATGGGAGCGCACCGGGGCGGCGTGTCAACGGGGGTGGTTCACCACGAGACCGAGGGTTATGACGAGTTTGTTTTCTGGGGAAAAGACCGCAAGCGGCTGTTCCGCACTCTTTGCGGCGTGATGAGCGCGAACGGGTTTAACATACTGGACGCGCGGGCGGAAAACTCGCGCGAAGGCAATGTTCTGGACGTTATGTATGTCAGCAGGCCGGACGGCTCCGCCGTCGGCAGCCCGGAGTTGTGGGGCAAGGTTGAGGCCGACATAAAGAAAGCCCTTGCTGGAGCGCTTGACCTTGACGGCGAGATGAAAAAGCGGCGGCGGTTTGCCCTTGCGCAGAGAAAGACCGCCTCGTCCGCGCCTGCGGTCGTGTTTGACAACAGGTCTTCGGACAGGGCGACAATCGTTGAAGTGGTCGCGGACGACAGGGAGGGCGTACTCTACGACATTACAAGCGCGCTTGCGGAGGCGGGCGTCTCAATAACCTACGCGAAGGTGTCAACGCGTGCCGAGCAGGTTTTTGATGTTTTCTATGTGACGGGGCGCGGCGGGCGCAAGGTGGAAAGCCGGAGCGCTCTTGAGAAGATCAGGCGCTCCCTGCTTGCCCGTCTGGGGGAGGAGGGATGAGCGCGAAACCCTCGGACATTCTCGTCATAGGGAGCGGCCTTGCGGGGCTGTATGCGGCTTTCTGCGCGGCGGGGCGCGGGGCG
Encoded here:
- the glnD gene encoding [protein-PII] uridylyltransferase, producing MATATQQPDGRAKLKSFYLRGAKRIEKKHHSFGPANRFTAGITLARERAALADSFIRKAAELPPSAPRGVAFVALGGYGRGDLCPFSDIDLLVLHEPGLEEEAAVAAEGVFHPLWDMKIDLGHAVRTVEDCALLCKKDFVTFTSLLDCRFVAGDPRPYEALEAAIANDLMPELSKRFITEKIAEAEKRREKFGSSVWMLEPNVKESEGAQRDLNTMLWIAQAKYKVKSFEDLLAKGVLSEKEFRVTMKCMSFLLLVRSHLHYLAGRKQDRLAFDCQSDVARFFGYQDSSMKAVEKFMRVYYLRAGLVSEQFQRTLERVAASYTPARNTGARHLGGGFTVSDGVLSVTGKNVFTKTPENLVRAFEYADRHGVEMSRYLRGLIRERVPLMDEEMRNSPEFSRIFTGILKTGKNVYKTLSLMNRLRFLAHYIPEFGKIVCMMRHNAYHLYTVDIHSLFLVDEVEKLFNYSREREFPLLTKVAESVMCREVLYLACLFHDIGKSVVGKGHERAGRDMVGKIARRLGLPPRDRDLLEFLVENHQVMSDFSQKQDINDTELVSNLARRIGDEERLSLLYILTFADLRSVGGDVWNNWKGMLLKNLYFSLLRVFESGRVERSPSAGARKKTVCAEIERLSGGKVSAGQAAEAIGKMPPSYLFNHSPASMAKHLEIMGAHRGGVSTGVVHHETEGYDEFVFWGKDRKRLFRTLCGVMSANGFNILDARAENSREGNVLDVMYVSRPDGSAVGSPELWGKVEADIKKALAGALDLDGEMKKRRRFALAQRKTASSAPAVVFDNRSSDRATIVEVVADDREGVLYDITSALAEAGVSITYAKVSTRAEQVFDVFYVTGRGGRKVESRSALEKIRRSLLARLGEEG